Proteins from a genomic interval of Rattus norvegicus strain BN/NHsdMcwi chromosome 2, GRCr8, whole genome shotgun sequence:
- the Sprr2a2 gene encoding small proline-rich protein 2B: protein MSYHQQQCKQPCQPPPVCLPPKCPEPCPPPVCPEPCRPPVCPEPCPPPVCCEPCPPPVCCEPCPPQTWQPNCPPVQTPPCQQKCPPKNK from the coding sequence ATGTCTTACCACCAGCAGCAGTGCAAGCAGCCCTGCCAACCTCCTCCTGTATGCCTACCCCCGAAGTGTCCTGAGCCTTGTCCCCCTCCAGTGTGTCCTGAGCCTTGTCGCCCTCCAGTTTGCCCTGAGCCTTGTCCCCCTCCAGTGTGCTGTGAGCCATGCCCCCCTCCAGTGTGCTGTGAGCCATGCCCCCCTCAGACATGGCAGCCAAACTGCCCTCCTGTGCAAACTCCACCTTGCCAGCAGAAGTGTCCACCCAAGAACAAGTGA